The window TCCCCTCCGTCGTCGTGATGCGGTACCCGGACGAGGTGGCGCCGGAGACGGAACTTCCCTTCCTGAACGTCCACCGGTACCTGACGGCCGCCGGAGTCCCCGTCCCGGTCGTGTACCGGTCCGACCCGAAGGCGAACCTCCTCTTCCTCGAGGACGCGGGGGACACGATGCTGGAGGACGCGGTCCGCGATCCCGGGGCGCGCGGCTGCCTGCCGCTCTACGAACAGTGCGTCGAGATCCTGGTCCGGATCCAGTCCGAGGGTACCCGCGCGCTCGACGGCAAGGCGATCCCCCCGCGCCTCTCCTTCGACGTCGCGAAATTCACCGAGGAGATCGACTTCTTCTTTCGACACGCCGTGCGGGAATACGGCGGGATCCCGTTGTCCGACCGGGAAGAGCGGGCGATCGGGGATCTCTTCCTTCCGTTCCTCGAACAGCTGTCCGCCTTCCCTCGTGTGCTCGTCCACCGGGATTACCACAGCCGCAACGTGATGGTGGTCGGATCCGCGAAGACCCCCGGCAACCGGAACCTGCGGGTCCTCGACTTCCAGGACGCCCGGATGGGAAACGTCTTCTACGACCTGGCCTCCCTGCTGCGCGACTCCTACGTCACCTTGCCGGAGGACGCGGTCGAGGATCTTCGCTACGCCTGGCGGCACGCCGCCACGGCGGAGTTGCGCGCCGCCGCGGGGGACCCCGGCGCCTTCGCCTGGCGGTTCGATCTGGCGGCGCTTCAGCGCAACGTGAAGGCGATCGGGACCTTCGGCAACCAGGCGCACAACCGCGGGAAGCGGATCTACCTTCGCTTCATCCCGCCGACGGTCGCCCACCTGCGGGGGAACTTCGAACGGAACCCGCCGATGCGCGCCCTCGCGGG of the Deltaproteobacteria bacterium genome contains:
- a CDS encoding phosphotransferase, whose amino-acid sequence is MNEGIDLAALRAGLAALFPAADPMSAKVSELAGDASTRRYYRVRNAPGAPLPSVVVMRYPDEVAPETELPFLNVHRYLTAAGVPVPVVYRSDPKANLLFLEDAGDTMLEDAVRDPGARGCLPLYEQCVEILVRIQSEGTRALDGKAIPPRLSFDVAKFTEEIDFFFRHAVREYGGIPLSDREERAIGDLFLPFLEQLSAFPRVLVHRDYHSRNVMVVGSAKTPGNRNLRVLDFQDARMGNVFYDLASLLRDSYVTLPEDAVEDLRYAWRHAATAELRAAAGDPGAFAWRFDLAALQRNVKAIGTFGNQAHNRGKRIYLRFIPPTVAHLRGNFERNPPMRALAGKLLPILSALAEKATAENPA